The DNA region ACTTCTTTAtactacagatggggaaactgaggcccagagaggggaagcaaTGTGCCCAAGGCCACACCACAGAGGCCGTGCTAGAGAGTGGATAGGCTACACTGTGGTCTTGCTCCATCCCCCGAGCATAAGTTGGCTGCCCCTTACTCCATGGGGACACATCCCAACTCCTGTTAGTCTCAACCAGGCCCAGCGCTCTTCCCAGTGCCCTGTCTTCCTctatgagaaactgaggcacagcaggGAGTGGTGCAAAGGGATGGGGAGTTGCTCAGAATTGTAACAGTTGGTCCCAGGTTCAATTCTGTCCAGCCAAGTCACCATCGATCTTCCCATGGtacaaatgaggcaactgaggcatgTGGGCTGCCGCCCAGTGTTAGTGGTAGATTCAAGGATCACCTTCTGACTTGCTCCTTTCCTGCCCTGTAAGTCGCATTCCCACCTATAGCTGATCTCCTGGCAGCAGGAAGCACCTCCAGGGGCAAGCTCCACTCCCTGGGTCCAGAATGAAAGATAACACTTGTATGTAAATGACCTACAAACCCTCCCCCAACCGTTCCCCCACCTTCCACATGCTGCCATCTCTCCCTAAGGGGCCTGGGTGATGACAACAGGTGGGGAGAGCATCCCCCTGGGGCCAgagcactggcacaaaaacagctgTGGGAAAGATACCAGCAGATTTTATGTTCCCCTAGGGAGCCCTTGTCCACTTCCCCACATAGCGACCTACCAAGGAGAGGTGCTGGAGGCTGTCTCAGGGCCTAAGAGATTAAAAATCCCCAAATTACTCTCAAGATGGAACTTCAGTAAACTCATGCACACAGGTACCCATCCCACAGATagacacagaaatacacacatcAACATGCCAATCAACACACTGGCATACAATGACACACGTAAGCACTGACTCACTGACTGCCCCACAGGTCAACAGAGCTAGCGTGGGATGCTTCTCCCTCAAGACATGCAAAGACACACACACCGCCTCTGCCACAAGCCCACAGCAGTCCAGATTCACATCCAATTtgcacacacacctgcacacccAACACTGGGAGCtgtattttacttcattttgcaAGAGCTTGGAAATGGGAATGGAAAGACGGAACAGTCACCTTGGGATAAGAGAGCGAGCCATCTTATTCTCAGGCCAGGGGGTGGGGAATGACAGGAGAGAAGGCAAGGTAGGGGAAGCAGGAGTCTACAGCCACTCCCCCTCTCATCTGATGAGCAGtaagcacctactaagtgccaggctgTGGGCTTGGTACTCGGAACACAAAGTTAAAAGGATGTGGTCCCTGCCCTTGAGATGTAGGAGACACGCAAGTAAATAATTTCCATCCATTGGGACATGGGCTATAATAGGGCAGTGGTCGGGCAGAAGAGGAATGTCTGCCTCTGCCTGGAAGTGAGGGAACGTGAAAAAGATTTTCAGAAAAGGTTAAATGAGCTATAACTTACAGAGTGAGGAGGAGTTTCCCTGGCTAATGGAGGTGGGAGAAGAACACGGACAGGTATACCAGGAGCAGATGAGGGAAGGGTTAGAATGACAGACTAAAGGGTTTGCCATTTATCCTACAAGcgatgggggggcgggggggggcgttGTGTGGTGTGAACAGGATTGGAGAAAGGCAGACCAGTGAGGAGGCTGTGGTCATGGCCACGTGAGAGATGATAGAGGTTTGGACCGGGGTGATGCTGACAGGAGGAGAGATGTGGCCAGATTCAGGATAAGTTTTGAAGGTGAAGTGGCCAAGACATGAGGACCAATCAGATCTGGTGGGAAGAGAAAAGGGGGCGTTGAGAATGGCTTCTAGAGCTCTGATTTTTAAATCTGTAAGAATGGTAAGGCATTCCTGAAGATGAGAAAAGGGGCAGATTATGGGaaagatgaaggaaggaaagagcccCCCAAAATCTGAATGATAACGTCCAGGAGGCGGTTGGTTCACGGGACTGGAGCCCTGCTGAAATATAGGCCTCAGTTTGGTCATCTATCCAATGCAGAGGTTCACCAAATAAACCCCTAAAGGGTTTTTTGGTGCTTAGTTTTGCTGGGGTCAGGGTGAGCTCACCTGCGGCTCAGCAGCGACCCCTGGCGGCCCAGGGAGGCTCTTCCTCCTCCCCGCGCTGGGGCCACTTCAAGCGAATTCTCCACGTTCCTTTCAGGCCTGAGGGGGCCCAGAGTCAGGCAGGGAACCCCTGACAAGTGGCCCCTGCGGAGAAGACTGTGTGTGCATCCAGGATGCTAATCTTCACCGAAGCCTAGAAGgatcccttccctcttctctcatCTGTACCCTGCATGTAGCTTCCATTACAAGACCACTGCAGTGGGCCCTCCAGGAAGACGCCCCCAATACAGCCTGAGCTGGCTCCACCCACCGCTTGTGGAGCTGGAGTAGAAGGAGCTAAGTGAATCCCCCAGGGACGGGACTAGAGTGCCCACGGAATCCTGCCAGGATCTAGCTGCCCGGGGTCCAAATTTCTCATTCTCCTGTCTTCTTCCCGGGATCCCCAGGCGCTGTCCGCGACGCCTCCTGGGTGCCTGAGGATTGGAGACCTAGCGACCAGGACTCAAGTCTCTTCCCTCCCTCAACTCCACCCCTATACTAGTAGCCCAACCCCTTCGTCTCTGGTCCCGCCCTTTTCTGCCCCCCAAACGAGATAGTCCTGCCTCCACCCATTGGCTGTGGACGCACACGGCCCTCCCTTTCCCTGGTTCCACCTTCTCCCCCTCTGGTCCCGCCCCCTACCCGAGATGACCCCGCCCCTTTATTGCCCTCCTGCCCAGCACCCTGGACCCTAGCTTCTTTATAAGATCTGCCCCTTCGCCTCtagccccaccctcctccctgtgtcccctCCCACCTCAAATGTGGTCCCTCCCTTCATCATTTCCCCTCCAGCCTTCCCCCAGTTCCCTAGgttccacctcctctcccttctctggccTTCGGCTGGGACCCTCTGCCTCCCAGTCCTGGTCCCACCACTCCCAACAGAAGACCCGCCCACCgtgtcccctccccttctctaGCCCCGCCCCACTCCGGCAGGCCCCGCCCCCTGCGGCCTCTACCTTTGGCGTCTTCCCCTGAGAGGCGACGGAGATCGGCTGCTGAATGCCGGTGGGACTCCGAGTCAGAGGTCCCGGCAGGCCCCGCGGGGGGCAGTGAAGTGACAGTGAACCTGCGGCTCATGGTGCGGAAAGGAGCCGGGCGGCCGCGGTACGGGCCCGGATCGCACAAGTGGCCGCAGCCGGGCTCCAGGAGGCAGAAAGAGCGTATTCCCCCATCCCCGCCGGCCGCCCCCCGGCGAACGCGGCGCCGCGCAGGGTCCTAGTGCCCTCTGTGCTGAGCCGCTGTATCTGGCCACTGCGCCTTGAGGCCCTGGGCTGTCAATTCCACTGGAAGCGCTTGAGGATCCAACCTGCTGCTGAGAGCCACCCCTGCACCAGGAGCCCGGGCCCTCCTCGGCTGGGGTCTCCTAAACCCCTTGGtttaattcactcattcagcacATCTTGATAGCGCGCCTGTGTTTGAGGCTTTGGTGCTAGGCACTGATACAGCATTGGATGAGATCGACTGGCTTCCTGCCCTCGTGTGGCTCAAATTCTAATGagtgagaggaggagaaagattACAAGTGAGCAAACGCATAGACAAGATAATTTGAGACTGTGGTATATGTTAAGAAGAAAAAGTGGGGCCAAGGGGTAATGACTAGGGGGAAGGTCTAAGAAGACCTCTCCGAAGATGTGATATTTGACCTGAGCCCTCActgatgagaaggagccagctaAGCAAAGATCTGGGGGAAGAGCTGTCTAGCAGagaaaatagcaagtgcaaaggccctggggtgaaaAGAAGCCTGGACTGTTCAGGGAGcagcaagaaggccagtgtgtCTGGAGCAGAGTGAACGGGGAGTAGAGTGATGGAgatgagggaggagaggagggcagatCGTGTGGTCTCTTGAAGGCTTCAGGGAGGAGTCTGGATTCTTTTCTGATCTACAAGGGAAGTCATGGGAAGTTTTTGAGCAGGGGAACGATGGCTGCTGGGTGAAGACTCAACTAAGGGCAGGAGTGGAAGCTGGGAGTCAATTAGGAGGCTCCTGCAACCCCCAGGTAAGTGGTGATGATAGCCGGGCTAGGGTGGTGGCAGTTGTCCAATTCCAGATACATTTTGGAAGTAGAGCCTACAGGACCTGCTGCTGGATTGGACATTGCATGTAAAGGAAAGAGGAGTCAAGGAGGACTCCTagactctcatacactgctggcgGGAGTATAGATGGGCAACACCACTTGGGAAAATTGTTCCGTCAGCTAAAGCTGAACTTATACATACCTGTctactcagcaattccactccaagaTATATGCTCCAAAGAAATGGCTGCCCACGTTCACCAGAAGACatttacaagaatgttcatagcagcattatttgtaataggctCTAATCAGAAACTACCCAAGTAACCATAAACAGTAAAATGGGCAAATAAGTAATGGTATGTGAATACAGTGAAAACAGTAGTGGGAATGAACAGTCTATAATTCACAAACAATATGGATATATCTCAGAAATATAACACGGAATAAAAGCcagacacagggacttccctggtggcgcagtggttaagaatccacctgccaatgcaggggacacgggtgtgaGCCCTGTGagcgggaagatcccaaatgacgcggagcagctaaacccgtgtgccacaattactgaacctgtgctctagagtccacgaaccacaactactgagcccatgtgccactactgcagcccgcgggcctagagcccgtgctccacaacaagagaagccacagcaatgagaagcccgcgcaccacaacaagcTAGCCCCGcccaccgcagctagagaaagcccgcgcgcagcaacagacccaacacagccaaaaataaatttaaaaaaaatatattttttaaaaaaagccagacacaaaagagtagaTACTGTAAAATACtctttaaataaagtaaaaaatagtcAAAATCTATCTTTAAGCTGTTAGAAGTAATGGTGGTAACTCTCGGGGTGAAGGGGTAGTGATTAAAAAGGCACATGAGGGGGCTTTTAGGGTGCTAAgaatgttttgtttcttgatctggtTGCTGGTTAGACAGTCGTGTTCAGTTTGTTGAAATGTACACTTATGACGGGTCAAGCTGTCTGAATGTTTGTTACAttagagcaatggttctcaactcGGGGCAGTTTTGCCCACCAGGGAACGTTTGGCAATATTCAGAGACGTTTTTGTCACAACTGGAGGAGGGTGGCACTGCATCTAGTTGGTAGAGGCCACCCGTGCCATCTACTCCTACACCAAGACTGCCAGCCATGAGCCACAGATTCGCCATCGCCTCCCTGCACCCTGTCCCCATGTTAGGGCCCGTGATAGAGGGAGGGAGACTGACCCTGAATGGGTCTAGCCTCTGTCCATGGATCCCACTACCTCCTGGAGGAAGACATcaaacatcctacaatgtacgGACAGTCCCCCACAACAGAGAACAGTTTGATCCAAATTGTCAGTAGTGCCGAGGTTGAGATACCCTGTGCCAGAATAAGGGGTTTAACagattttttagattttaagacTGATCAGGTTTTAAGCTCGATTGAGGGCAGATGACGTCTTTTATTAAGGTGGTGACAACCGATGGAGGAGTACGCTTGGAAGGTGGAGCCTGAGAGCTCAGGTGGACCCCGAGAGCTCAGATGGACCTGGTATACTGAGATATCTCTTCGGCACCTAAGGATCATGCGGAGGTGGCAGTCGAACATCTGATTCTGGAGCTCAGGGGAGAGGATAAGGAGGGGATATAAATTTCGGAGTCTTTAGCAGAGAGATGCTGTGTAAAGCTGCGGGGCTAGACGAGATCACAGGGAATGCGTGTACACAGCGAAGACGTCCAAGGATAGAGCACAAGGGCacaccatcatttatttatttatttatttatttatttatttttacatctttattggagtgtaattgcttgacaatggtgtgttagtttctgctttataacaaagtgaatcagttatacatatacatacatccccatatctcttccctcttgcgtctccctccctcccaccctccctatcccacccctccaggcgtccacaaagcaccgagctgatctccctgtgctatgcggctgcttcccactagctatctaccttacgtttggtagtgtatatatgtccatgcctctctcgcgctttgtcccagcttacccttccccctccccatatcctcaagtctgttctccagtaggtctgtgtctttattcctgtcttcacACCATCATTTAAAGGTTGGAAAGAGAGAGATCCAGCTAGCGAGAGGGGAGGAGAACCAGGAGGAAGGGGTGACCCAGAGACCAAGTGAAGAAACATTTCAGGAAGAGGGGCATTATCCACTGGGTCAAAAAAGCCGAGAGATGGTATGGAATGAGCCCAGAGAAGTACCCACTGTATCGGGCTACGGGAAGATCACAGGTGGCTTTGAAGAGAGTCATTTCAGTGGAGGAGTGGAGTGGGTGCCAGGTTGCAAATGACTGAGAAGAGAATGGGAGACAGTGAGTAGAAACCGTACTTTGGGGAAGTTTTCCTGTGGATGGGGGTGGGCAATAGagaaatggaacagaactgagagacAGGGGTCTAGAGGGATTTTAAACAAGCCATATTAAGGAACATTTGTATGCCAGTGGGAGTGGGTCATTCCTGAGTGAGAAAGGGGTGAGTTAAGAGAGAGGGGCCCCACCCACAGGAAGCTTAGGAGGAAGTTCCCTGAACCTCTCCTTACACTCCCACCGGGGCCCTGGGTGTGGAAGATGATCAAAGCTGACCAAGCCCATCACGCCCACTCACCTGCCCTGACCCTTCAGTCAAGTCCCTCTGCCATCCTGGAGGGTCAAATCCATCCTCCTCAGCCTGCCACTTCGACCTTCTCTCATCTAGCCCACACCACCATTCCTATCTCAACCATTCCAGAATCCTCTCTGCTCAAACCACATACTAGAGTTCTGAGCCATTTCTAGTTCCCCCAAATGCCCCCTTGCTTTTTCTCTCCTCCCAGCATTTACCCCAAGAGCTCACATTCCAATCCCAAGGTCACCACTCACCAGCTAGGAGACTGCAGGTCAGCTGTGTAATTCTGCGCTACAGTTACTTCATTTATAAAGCAGGGGGAGGGAGTGTTAGCAATAGTAATAGTACCTCTAAGGTAAGAGTAGTACCTGTTTCATAGGGTTGTTTTAAGGATTGGCTGTGTTAACGCACATCAAGCATGTGCaacagtgcccggcacatagtGCTGTGCTAGGGCTAGTTCCTATCATCATGTATAtaatccatattttatttatccactgcCTTGCTTCTGCGCACTTAGGTTGTTGCCAGTTTCTCATTCTATGAACAATGCTGCAATTCACATCCTTCTAGGTGTTGTTTTGTGCACACATGGGTGAAGGTTAGAGAGTAGGAACATTGTTAGGTTTAATGGTTCTTGGTAAATTATCCTCGAAGAAGATAGTCTTCCTTGCACAAGAAGAAACTCTTGCTCACCCTTCCAGATTCAGTTCAAGTTCACATGTCATCTTGGCTGGGAAATGTTTCCTGACTTCAACCACAACACGAagaatcacacacacaaacacacacatgtgcgCGCGTGTGCCATTATTCTAGAAAAAGGGTCACACGCTGCACACTCTCCAAGTGTGACCCCACCCCTACCAGCCACAGAATCATCACCCTTGTAACTAAGCTGGACTCTCTGGGGTTGGAGCCCAGAGCCTGCATTTTAAGCAAGTTGTGAGGGCTCTCTCACGGACCCGAAAATTTGAGGACCACTGAGAGGTCGTTGAGGATAGAAACATAGTCTAACTCATTTCTCTATCCCCAGTGCCCGGCACAGGGCCTGGCTCCatgtaagggctcaataaatgtttgatgaatgaataatagGTTGGccatttcctcagctataaaataggaGTAATTACATTATGCCTTCCTAATAGGAAGGATTGAATGTTAATATTTATGAAGTGCTTAGAACATTGCCTGGCGCATAGTAAGCCCTCTGTTGGTTACACACATACATGCGTGCATGCATACAATACATACATTAATCTGCTCCTAAAGATTAAAGAATCCAAGTTTATTAAAaacattccagggcttccctggtggcgcagtggttgagagtccgcctgctgatgcaggggacacaggttcctgccccggtctgggaagatcccacatgccgcggagcggctgggcccgtgagccatggccactgagcctgcacgtccggagcctgtgctccgcaacgggagaggccacagcagtgagaggcccatgtaccgcaaaaaacaacaacaacaacaacaaaaaaaattccaacGAGAAAAGGTGGGAAGAGAGGGCCCAGcccacctccccttctccttGTCCTTCAGAACAGACCCACCAGTTTGGATCCGGCAGACTGGCTCATTCCCTATCGCGATGGTCCCTGTGGGGACTCCCACTGCAGTGCTGAAGCAGGCTGGGGAGCCCTAGTCCTCGGGGCACTGCAGGAGGTCAAAGGTCACGTAGCCCACATAGTCCACCTGATTCACCTCATTCCGGGAACTCACGCGCCAGTAGAAGCGATCTTGGCAGAAGTAAGCTTTCTCTGCAAGGGAAAGGCAGGACCAAGAGGGGTGATTCCAACCTTcccacatacacatacagaaaCAGGAGTGAGATCTTTACAGACATCCCTCCTGCTTTCGTGATCTTTCCAAGGTTTTCATAGGACACCTGTgtccccccctgccccccacagagATGCTGGAGGGCACAGACCTCCTTGTCCAAAGCACtgacacagagcctggcacacagtcgaTACTCAGaacaattcattcaacaaatcccattcattcatccaacaataTTTATCGTGCCAAGCACTGTTagaggcactggggatacagcagagGAAAAATGCAGGCATGACCTCAGTTCTTTTGGTGCTTACACCCTAGTGGGGTAAGACGGACGATTAACAagcaaatgcataaataaatgagATTGGTTTTGACAATGGAGAAAGCGATGGAGGAAATATTAAAAGCGAGCGAGCAAGTGAACAGATAATGagggtcagagaaggcctctccAAAGAGGTGGCCTTAGTGCTGAGACCTAAAGGATGAGAGGGAGGCAGCCCAGTGACAATCTGGGGAGAAAACCTTCCAGACAGAGGGGACAACTGGCACAAAAGCCGTAAGCTGGGAATGACCTTGATGTGTTCAGAGAACAGCCAGAGGCTGGTGTGAGTGGAGCAAAGGGAATGACAGGAGGAGTGGGAGGGgatgaggaggggggagggggtcaGCTCAGGTCATGTTAGTTTCTTTCACCTTGGAATGGGTCTAGAGTCACCCACAAAACCATTACCCTCCACTCCTAGCCCCTCCCTACTCTCACAGAATATATTAAAGGTATTGGACAACCAGTATGGCTTGGACTAGGGTGTTTGCAGAGGAGCTTGTGAATATTTTGGCGGCTGAGTCAACAGAACTTGTCAGCTGATTGGAGGTGagcagtgagaaagagaaagccagTGTAACTCCAGCTaccactcccattttacagatggggaaactgaggctctgtgagtagcagtgacttgcccaaagacacacagctaggAACTGTCTTATATATCACTGTATCCCCAGTGGCAGTATCCCTACTTGTAGGGGAAAGGGCTTTCAGCTGGGGAGACAGGAAATCTGGGTCCTAGTTCTGGTTGTGCTCCTGTGTCCCTGAATGATCTGGTAAGATCCCTGCCTCTATAGGGAATTCACCTGTGCTGGGGCATTTGCCTCAATCTCTACgggctttttctttctctctcagaaTTTGACCAATCACTAAGGCAGGGGACCCTACCGTGGGAGGTGTCTCAGGAAGGGACCCTCCCCCGACCCTCGTCCTCATCCCTCACCTTGGTACTGAAAGATGTCGTGCGTACTCAAGGGCACCCCGGGGAACATCTGGTCCACTGGGGTGGCGCTCCGGGGATCCACCTTCTGTGTCTTCACGTCGAACCTGCAGGACGGCAGCGAGGAGACAGTTGCTGAGCCGGCGGGCAGTCGGATGGCGCCTGGGCTCCCCCTGCCGGCGGTCCCGGGACTCTCACCTCCAGAAGCTCTGCCGGCTGAAGAGCAGCACCTTACCCCCGGCGCGCGGGAGGGCCCCGGTGACTTGGGTCACTTCCGGGCCCAGGCCCAGCTTGTCCAGACGCCTTGGGCCTAGCACCGACGAGCCTGTGTACACCCACACTTGGCGCCCTGCAGGAGAGAAGGGTCACATCGGTCTGGGGGCGGGGCACATATTCTCCTTAAATATCAAGAGGGAGAACGCAGCGAGGCCTTTCCGCGCCCGGCGTGCCCGCAGTCTGTGTGCCCAAGAAGCAGAGTCTCTCGGTACAATTGTGCCAGGGTGCGGTGAGGAGGGCTGAAATTCAGCCCCTGCTAGATTTGCTAAATTGCATCCGCCAGAAGGGGGCGTCTTTTTCTAATGCACACAAGACGTTTTATGTATTGTCCTCGGTCTCTTGGTCCTTCTAGgttggtatgtgtgtgtggttttttttttttgtgggggggggcggatagggaagaaagaaaggaggaaactaaccagagaagaagaaaatcttCTTCGTGAGCGGATCCTCAAAAGCGGAGTCCAGCTTGCGGGGCAGCGCAGGCCACGTGTTCTTGATAAGAAAGGGACCCTGCAACGGGCGTCCCCTGCTCTTAGAGAGTCGCCAGTACCTCCTGGATGAGAAAAGGGAACGGCTGGCACCGAACCTTGAACTCAAGGTCAGTGGGCGGGGAGACAAAGGCAGGTCCCGCCTCCAATCCCCTTCCCGAAACCTcacagcccctgcccctcacccatCCTTGAAGAGATGCAGGCGATTCCCGATCTCCGCGATGGCGTCGAAGATGTTCACGTTGCAGACATCGTCCGCTGGATCCAGGGACCTTGTAGGGATCGCAGAAGGGCCAGCAGTGGGAGGACCTGTGGGGCCAGCTGAAGGGGGGCCTGTGGAGCCAGCAGTGGGGCGTTCTGAGGggggggcagtgggaggcccCGTGGCGCAGACCGTGGGAGGGGCGGTGGGCTGCGGTTCAGCTGTGGCAGTGGTTGGAGGCCGTGGTTCAGGTGCGGGGCGAGGACCTAAAAAGAGACACCGTATAAGACAGCCCCTGTTCCTACGGAGCGCTGTGCCCATGGACTGTCTGCTCCCCCAAAGCCTACCAGCGAGGCCCCTGGCGCTCACTCCCCCCACTCTAGATGGTGGAGCCTGCCtttccccagccctgggcaggcCGCTTCCTTTCACATactcacccccatccccagggTGCTGGGAGAGAAGTGTTTTTTGAGCTCTCAACCTGAGTGCCAAACTTAATGCTAGGAGCTTTATAAACTcacattagggacttccctggtggcgcagtggtaagaattcgcctgccagtgcaggggacacgggttcgagccctggccggcgaagatcccacatgctgcggagcaactaagcccgtgtgacacaactactgagcccgcgtgctacaactactgaagcccgtgcacctagagccggtgctctatcacaagagaagccaccgcagtgagaagcccgtgctcggcaacgaagacccaacgcagtcaaaaataaataaatttatattttaaaaaattcacgtTAGCTTGTTtgatcttcagggaaaaaaagaaaatctatgaaaTAGATTCtttaatatccccattttttaatgatgaaatatactggtgataataataaaaatgtcaaacaCTTATAtggtgcttactatatgccaagtaTTATTCTAGCTCACTTAAGCCTCCTAACAACCCCATGAGGCAGGTGttagccccactttacagatgaggaagttgagggaTGAAGTAACATATCCAAAGTCATCTAGCCAGGAAGTGGCTGGACTGGCTTTTGAACCTATGTCTGTCTCACTCTAGAGTCTGGGCTCTTTATCACCATCTCCAAGCACTGACCTGGCAACAATTGTACCCATTGGCCAGGGTCTCCAGAAGATAGATGTTAGGGTCCTAACTTTCCCCTCCTCCGCATTCTCGGGGTACTCGCAGCTGGCAGAGCCCAgcctttccctctcctccctccatccctgcccCACACCCTCACCATACAGATGCTGGATGCCCTGCACGTCATCCTTATGCAGGGGGTGCTCCTCAGTAAAGCTGTACATGGGGTACATGAGCGCCTCTGGCACAGACGAGTGATCTAAGCCCAGCGCGTGGCCAAACTCGTGCGCCGCCACAAGGAACAGGCTGTATCCTGGACGAAAGAGGGAGCCTGAGACGTGAGCCCTGAGCCGAGCTCCCAGCCCCGGCCATCCCTCCCGGACACCGCTGCCCTGGCTGAGGTCCCAGCCTGGGAATCTCAGAACCATGCCCACCTTGATCCGGGCAGAAGCCCCACTTCTTGTCTCTGTCGAAGTTGGAGGTGGTGGCGCACCAGAGCTGCCCATCACGGCGGCCCTCTCTGGTGCAGGCCGAGTACTCCTTGCCCAGGAAGATGAAGGGGAAGACGCACAGCTCCCCCGCCGAGTTGCCCTCGGTCACCGTCGCGTCAGCTGGAGAGACCCAGGGCCTCCGGTGAGCCAAGTGGGTGGGTCCAATAAAGACCCAGGGGCGGGCCAATCATGAGGCGAGAGACACTTGGAGGCCTATTTTAAAGGCTtggtcggggggggggggcgggggaaggggcttccctggtggcacagtggttaagaatccgcctgccaattcagggaaccgggttcgagccctggtctgggaagatcccacataccgcggagcaactaagcccgtgcgccacaactacggagcctgcgctctagagccgcgagccacaactactgagccgcgtactgcaactactgaagccccccgcacctagagcccatgctccgcaacaagagaggccaccgcaatgagaagcccgcgcaccacaaggaagagtagcccccgctcgctgcaaatagagaaaagcccgcgcacagcaagaaagacccaacgtagccaaaaataaaataaattaaaaaaaaaagcgtaGGGGGCGTGGTGCCGCACACAGCCGAGA from Mesoplodon densirostris isolate mMesDen1 chromosome 16, mMesDen1 primary haplotype, whole genome shotgun sequence includes:
- the MMP9 gene encoding matrix metalloproteinase-9 translates to MNPWQSLVLALLVLDCCSAAPRPRQPTFVVFPGELRRSLTDRQLAEEYLYRYGYTHVAEMSEDDQSLRQPLLRLQRRLALPETGELDSTTLNAMRAPRCGVPDLGRFQTFEGDLKWHHHNITYWIQNYSEDLPRDVIDDAFARAFALWSAVTPLTFTRVYGREADIVIQFGVREHGDGYPFDGKNGLLAHAFPPGPGIQGDAHFDDEELWSLGKGVVVPTYFGNANGATCHFPFTFEGRSYSACTTDGRSDDMLWCSTTADYDTDRQFGFCPSERLYTQDGNADGKPCVFPFTFEGRSYSACTTDGRSDSYRWCATTASYDQDKLYGFCPTRADATVTEGNSAGELCVFPFIFLGKEYSACTREGRRDGQLWCATTSNFDRDKKWGFCPDQGYSLFLVAAHEFGHALGLDHSSVPEALMYPMYSFTEEHPLHKDDVQGIQHLYGPRPAPEPRPPTTATAEPQPTAPPTVCATGPPTAPPSERPTAGSTGPPSAGPTGPPTAGPSAIPTRSLDPADDVCNVNIFDAIAEIGNRLHLFKDGRYWRLSKSRGRPLQGPFLIKNTWPALPRKLDSAFEDPLTKKIFFFSGRQVWVYTGSSVLGPRRLDKLGLGPEVTQVTGALPRAGGKVLLFSRQSFWRFDVKTQKVDPRSATPVDQMFPGVPLSTHDIFQYQEKAYFCQDRFYWRVSSRNEVNQVDYVGYVTFDLLQCPED